A single Pseudoalteromonas phenolica DNA region contains:
- the yihA gene encoding ribosome biogenesis GTP-binding protein YihA/YsxC, giving the protein MIKSRMKYQTATFITSAPDISRLPIDSGIEVAFAGRSNAGKSSALNALTDQKLARTSKTPGRTQLINTFELDEDKRLIDLPGYGFAKVPLEMKKKWQRALGEYLQKRKSLKGIVVLMDIRHPLKDLDMDLINWAVDSEIPVLALLTKADKLKQGKRKAEVLQVKKKLAELDADITVCAFSSLKGIGLKELAWKLDDWYLGPYKPEDEVETESESEQPDSE; this is encoded by the coding sequence GTGATCAAGTCACGTATGAAATACCAAACAGCCACGTTTATTACCAGTGCACCAGATATCAGCCGTCTACCAATTGATTCTGGTATTGAGGTCGCATTTGCTGGCCGTTCGAACGCGGGTAAATCAAGTGCATTAAATGCATTGACCGATCAAAAGCTAGCAAGAACCAGTAAGACACCGGGTCGTACGCAACTTATCAATACCTTCGAACTAGATGAAGATAAACGTTTAATCGATTTACCGGGTTATGGCTTTGCAAAAGTCCCTCTTGAAATGAAGAAAAAGTGGCAACGCGCGCTGGGCGAATACTTACAAAAGCGTAAGAGTCTAAAAGGCATCGTTGTACTCATGGATATTCGCCATCCACTTAAAGATCTGGATATGGATTTAATTAACTGGGCAGTCGATTCAGAAATCCCAGTATTGGCACTATTAACTAAAGCAGATAAATTAAAGCAAGGTAAACGTAAAGCTGAAGTGCTTCAGGTTAAAAAGAAATTAGCTGAACTCGACGCAGACATTACCGTGTGTGCTTTCTCTTCTTTAAAAGGCATTGGCTTAAAAGAGCTAGCTTGGAAACTTGATGACTGGTACTTAGGCCCTTATAAGCCTGAAGATGAGGTTGAAACAGAGTCAGAGTCTGAACAGCCAGACTCTGAATAA
- a CDS encoding DUF1285 domain-containing protein, with amino-acid sequence MQSLNELQAALLTPHAPTEKWPQQTCSSGDIRIDKEGRWHYQDSEIKRQALCRLFASVLQCQDGVYTVTTPAEQCEVDVEDVPFVIVGWRVISSEQGNVIVCQDNLDREWPILGEFEIETRLYQGQEVPYLKLNYGLAARVNRAVYYQWAEIAEQDDKGLYLNSAGQAYYLT; translated from the coding sequence ATGCAAAGTCTGAATGAATTACAAGCGGCGTTACTGACGCCGCACGCTCCAACCGAAAAGTGGCCACAACAAACTTGCAGTAGCGGTGATATTCGCATTGATAAAGAAGGGCGTTGGCACTACCAAGACTCCGAAATTAAAAGGCAGGCACTTTGCCGGTTATTTGCCAGTGTATTGCAGTGTCAGGACGGGGTTTATACCGTTACAACACCTGCAGAACAATGTGAGGTTGATGTAGAAGATGTGCCATTTGTTATTGTTGGTTGGCGAGTAATAAGTTCAGAGCAAGGTAATGTGATCGTTTGCCAAGATAATCTTGACCGAGAATGGCCAATATTGGGTGAGTTTGAAATCGAAACTCGTTTATATCAAGGACAAGAGGTGCCTTATTTAAAGCTGAACTATGGCTTGGCGGCAAGAGTAAACAGGGCGGTTTATTATCAGTGGGCAGAAATCGCTGAGCAAGATGACAAAGGCCTCTATCTTAACTCAGCGGGACAGGCATATTATCTGACTTAA
- a CDS encoding YceI family protein, whose protein sequence is MFKPLLLSLSLLSTQAFAAWQLDNDASQLSFTSIKKNSIAENHHFEQLAAQIDDNQLSMVIELASIESLIPIRNERMQKMLFNVAQFPKAVIEADLAPYLGSLKLGHQVLKSVPVTLNLHGQKQQLMLDLAVVQTARQLIVSPTKAVLVNAADYKLEQGIEALRKIAGLDSIAQSVPVTFNLVFNQQDF, encoded by the coding sequence ATGTTTAAACCTTTACTTCTTTCTCTGTCTTTACTGTCGACCCAAGCATTTGCCGCCTGGCAACTAGATAATGATGCAAGCCAACTGAGCTTTACTTCGATTAAGAAAAACAGCATTGCTGAAAACCATCATTTTGAGCAACTTGCAGCGCAGATAGATGACAATCAATTAAGCATGGTGATTGAGTTGGCTAGTATTGAGTCGCTGATCCCTATTCGTAATGAGCGCATGCAAAAGATGTTGTTTAATGTTGCGCAATTTCCTAAAGCTGTGATTGAAGCCGATTTAGCGCCGTATTTAGGCAGCTTAAAACTAGGCCATCAGGTACTAAAATCAGTACCGGTGACACTTAATCTGCATGGCCAAAAGCAACAGCTCATGTTAGATCTTGCGGTTGTGCAAACGGCAAGGCAATTAATCGTTAGCCCGACTAAAGCAGTTTTAGTGAATGCTGCTGATTATAAACTTGAACAGGGTATTGAAGCGCTGCGTAAAATTGCAGGGCTAGACAGCATTGCGCAATCTGTGCCTGTGACCTTTAATTTGGTATTTAACCAGCAAGATTTCTAA
- the polA gene encoding DNA polymerase I: protein MSQIPENPLILVDGSSYLFRAYHAPPHLTNSKGEATGAIYGVINMLKSLVRQFNPSHMVVVFDAKGPTFRNEMYSEYKAHRPPMPDDLRTQIEPIHEIIKAMGLPLVSITGVEADDVIGTFARIASEQQRHVLISTGDKDMAQLVNEHVTLINTMTDTVLDPQGVVDKFGIGPELIIDYLALMGDKVDNIPGVPGVGEKTALAMLQGIGSIKSLYDRLDDIAGLGFRGSKTMAKKLEEHKAQLDLSYELATIKLDVEVEQNLETFAIADMNKDRLIELYGQCEFKRWLSELLDGKEAPKTAAEQAQPEAKKIEAHYETILTEAQLTTWAEKLKSAELMAFDTETTSLDYMQADLVGMSFAVKEGEAAYLPIAHDYMGAPEQLSKEFVFEVLGPVLADDSVKKVGQNLKYDKSVLARAGLELNGIAFDTMLESYVFNSVGTRHDMDSLALKYLGHKNISFEEIAGKGKSQLTFNQIELEKAAPYAAEDADITLRLHNQLWPMLKEQSELLPVFNEIELPLLSVLSDIERTGVKIDSQMLAEQSVEIAARLTELEKEAYEIAGEEFNLSSTKQLQAILFDKLGLPVLKKTPKGAPSTAEEVLQELAHDYPLPKLIIEHRGLAKLKSTYTEKLPKLVNPETGRVHTSYHQAVTATGRLSSSDPNLQNIPIRNEAGRRIRQAFIADEGHVILAADYSQIELRIMAHLSQDAGLLKAFAEGKDVHSATASEVFGVPLEEVTSDMRRKAKAVNFGLIYGMSAFGLARQLDIPRNEAQHYMDKYFERFPGVLEYMERTREEAAEKGYVETLFGRRLHLPDIKARNGARRKAAERAAINAPMQGTAADIIKKAMLKVAQWLATQTTNDIKLLMQVHDELVFEIAKDKVEAFSEHICSLMSEAASLDVPFLVEADYGENWEQAH from the coding sequence ATGTCTCAGATCCCCGAAAATCCTTTGATCTTGGTCGATGGTTCTTCTTATTTATTCCGTGCGTATCATGCTCCACCGCATTTAACCAATTCAAAAGGTGAGGCGACGGGTGCCATCTATGGTGTGATCAATATGTTGAAGAGCCTCGTTAGGCAATTTAACCCAAGCCATATGGTTGTGGTATTTGACGCCAAGGGTCCGACATTTAGAAATGAAATGTACAGCGAATATAAAGCGCACCGCCCGCCAATGCCTGATGATCTGCGTACGCAAATTGAACCGATCCATGAGATCATCAAAGCGATGGGTTTACCTTTAGTCAGCATCACAGGTGTTGAGGCCGATGATGTGATTGGTACTTTTGCGCGCATTGCGTCTGAGCAGCAGCGTCATGTGTTGATCAGCACGGGCGATAAAGATATGGCTCAACTCGTGAATGAGCATGTCACCTTAATTAATACCATGACTGACACCGTACTCGATCCACAAGGGGTGGTTGATAAATTTGGTATTGGTCCTGAGCTTATCATTGATTATCTCGCGCTGATGGGTGATAAAGTCGATAACATCCCAGGCGTGCCTGGTGTGGGTGAAAAAACTGCACTGGCTATGCTACAAGGCATTGGTTCTATTAAGTCACTTTATGACAGATTAGATGACATTGCAGGTCTTGGTTTCCGTGGTTCTAAAACCATGGCTAAAAAGCTAGAAGAACATAAAGCGCAGCTAGATCTGTCTTATGAATTAGCGACCATTAAACTAGACGTTGAAGTTGAGCAAAACCTAGAGACTTTCGCGATTGCTGACATGAATAAAGATCGTTTGATCGAACTTTATGGGCAATGTGAATTTAAGCGTTGGCTTAGTGAATTACTCGACGGTAAAGAAGCGCCTAAAACTGCAGCAGAGCAAGCACAGCCTGAAGCTAAAAAAATCGAAGCACATTACGAAACCATTTTAACTGAAGCACAGTTAACTACATGGGCCGAAAAGCTTAAAAGTGCTGAGCTTATGGCATTTGATACAGAAACGACGAGCTTAGACTACATGCAAGCTGATTTAGTCGGTATGAGCTTTGCCGTGAAAGAAGGTGAAGCCGCTTATTTACCGATTGCGCATGATTACATGGGCGCGCCGGAGCAACTTTCGAAAGAGTTCGTATTCGAGGTGCTAGGCCCAGTTTTGGCTGACGACAGTGTGAAAAAAGTGGGCCAGAACCTTAAATACGATAAGAGTGTGTTAGCCCGAGCCGGCTTAGAACTCAATGGTATCGCTTTTGATACTATGCTCGAGTCTTATGTCTTTAATAGTGTGGGCACACGTCATGATATGGATTCACTGGCACTAAAATATTTAGGTCATAAGAATATCAGCTTTGAAGAAATTGCCGGTAAAGGTAAATCGCAATTGACCTTCAATCAAATTGAGTTAGAGAAAGCCGCACCTTATGCGGCAGAAGACGCGGACATTACATTACGCTTGCATAACCAACTTTGGCCTATGCTGAAAGAGCAATCAGAGCTGCTACCTGTATTTAACGAGATAGAGCTGCCGTTATTATCTGTGTTATCAGATATCGAACGTACCGGTGTGAAAATCGATAGCCAAATGTTGGCTGAGCAAAGTGTCGAAATCGCCGCTCGCCTGACTGAACTTGAAAAAGAAGCGTACGAGATCGCAGGCGAAGAATTTAACTTAAGTTCGACTAAGCAATTACAAGCGATCCTATTTGACAAGCTTGGCTTGCCGGTATTGAAGAAAACCCCTAAAGGTGCCCCTTCAACGGCTGAAGAAGTACTGCAAGAATTAGCACATGATTATCCGTTGCCGAAACTTATCATTGAGCACCGTGGTTTAGCTAAGCTTAAATCTACTTATACTGAGAAGCTGCCTAAGCTTGTGAACCCTGAAACGGGTCGTGTACATACCTCTTATCATCAGGCTGTGACCGCAACAGGTCGATTAAGCTCAAGCGATCCAAACTTACAGAATATTCCAATCCGAAATGAAGCGGGTCGTCGTATTCGTCAGGCATTTATTGCCGATGAAGGGCACGTGATCTTGGCGGCGGACTACAGCCAGATTGAATTGCGTATTATGGCGCACTTGTCACAAGATGCAGGTTTACTGAAAGCATTTGCTGAAGGCAAAGACGTACACAGCGCAACGGCTTCTGAAGTATTCGGTGTTCCGCTTGAAGAGGTCACATCGGATATGCGCCGTAAAGCGAAAGCGGTTAACTTCGGTTTGATCTACGGCATGAGTGCGTTTGGTTTGGCCCGTCAGCTAGACATTCCGCGTAATGAAGCACAACATTATATGGATAAGTATTTTGAGCGCTTCCCAGGTGTACTTGAATATATGGAACGTACGCGCGAAGAAGCAGCTGAAAAAGGTTATGTTGAAACGCTATTTGGTCGTCGCTTGCACCTGCCTGATATTAAGGCAAGAAATGGCGCGCGTCGCAAAGCGGCTGAACGTGCAGCGATCAACGCACCAATGCAAGGTACAGCGGCTGATATTATCAAAAAAGCCATGCTGAAAGTGGCACAATGGCTTGCTACACAAACGACCAATGACATCAAATTACTTATGCAAGTACACGATGAATTAGTATTTGAAATTGCGAAAGATAAAGTTGAAGCGTTTAGCGAACATATTTGTTCTTTAATGAGCGAAGCGGCCAGTTTAGATGTGCCATTTTTAGTTGAAGCTGATTACGGCGAAAACTGGGAACAAGCACACTAA
- the elbB gene encoding isoprenoid biosynthesis glyoxalase ElbB → MKKVAIILSGCGVFDGAEIHESVLTMLHLEAAGASYQCFAPNIDQHHVVNHLNGEEMNQTRNVLVEAARIARGEIHDLDTLNVNDFDALAIPGGFGVAKNLSDFAFKGGDSTILTALKTTCEAFNQQNKPIAYVCIAPALVGHIHNKGIKATIGNDADTAAAMSALGAEHVNCHVDDIVVDEAQKVISTPAYMLAQSISEASAGIQKAMTKLVALA, encoded by the coding sequence ATGAAGAAAGTCGCGATAATTTTGAGTGGTTGCGGTGTATTTGATGGCGCCGAGATCCATGAATCAGTATTAACAATGTTGCATTTGGAAGCAGCCGGAGCAAGCTATCAATGCTTCGCTCCTAACATTGATCAACACCATGTGGTTAACCACCTAAATGGTGAAGAGATGAATCAAACGCGCAATGTACTGGTTGAAGCTGCACGTATTGCACGCGGTGAAATACATGACCTTGACACACTAAATGTAAATGACTTCGATGCACTTGCTATTCCTGGTGGCTTTGGCGTGGCAAAAAACTTAAGTGACTTTGCGTTTAAAGGTGGTGATTCGACTATTCTTACTGCATTAAAAACGACTTGTGAAGCATTCAATCAACAAAATAAACCAATCGCATATGTCTGCATTGCACCAGCACTAGTAGGTCATATCCATAATAAAGGTATTAAGGCAACCATAGGTAATGATGCAGATACTGCGGCAGCTATGTCTGCACTTGGTGCTGAGCATGTTAACTGTCATGTTGATGACATTGTTGTTGATGAAGCGCAAAAGGTAATCAGTACACCTGCTTATATGCTTGCTCAGTCTATTTCAGAGGCATCAGCAGGTATTCAAAAAGCCATGACTAAGCTTGTAGCATTGGCTTAA
- a CDS encoding c-type cytochrome → MKKLSAALLLLSTTVYAQPFDNALTDEAIKKRLAPVGSVYLAGAAAAAPAAPTGPRSGEQVYQVSCAACHGTGALGAPKTADDWAARLTKGRELLVEHAINGFNAMPPRGTCMDCSDEEIAAAVDFMTKK, encoded by the coding sequence ATGAAAAAACTTTCAGCAGCTTTATTATTGCTATCAACAACTGTTTACGCACAACCTTTTGATAACGCTTTAACTGACGAAGCGATTAAAAAACGCTTAGCACCAGTAGGTTCAGTATACTTAGCAGGTGCAGCAGCTGCCGCTCCAGCAGCGCCTACCGGCCCTCGTTCAGGTGAGCAAGTTTATCAAGTTTCTTGTGCTGCTTGTCATGGCACAGGTGCTCTTGGCGCGCCAAAAACAGCTGATGACTGGGCTGCTCGTTTAACAAAAGGCCGAGAGTTATTAGTAGAGCATGCAATCAATGGTTTTAATGCAATGCCTCCTCGCGGTACCTGTATGGATTGTTCTGATGAAGAGATTGCGGCAGCAGTTGATTTCATGACTAAAAAGTAA
- a CDS encoding diguanylate cyclase domain-containing protein, with the protein MEDPALLANRLKYKNKKLNKLLKKYKQRDQLQNALIQLSELANTVAELTLLYPAIHDILKQYLPSNSFYVVLQNQYTQSLELSYFIDEKDGISVPIQESHHFSEGVTGFTFKKGETVHINKQEMSRLSKEGQFKLLGTPAEHWLGVPIRQNRQIIGVMVTQSYEVALNYNEQQVELLEFISLYLGTAIERVKKRELLESEVKIRTRAVMQSNEALNKEIESRKRALERQQILFKISELATQFTDIDDVYKQVHRIIRSITFADNLYIALYDKTSNWLSFPYCIDEVGDYCPRPFANGYSELVISTERSQLINRERAEKLIKQKIVIRSDDDVIKPASSWMGAPLKTANGVIGLIACQAYDDKYEFTYEDLELISFISNQIASVLQTHLANQALKQSHQQLEQRVADKTKALQQSNLHLQMQIEERKKIEKQLYHDAHHDPLTGLPNRSLFLTQLEKTLHKYQRHPDYNFSVLFIDLDKFKDINDELGHQAGDQFLIWVSKAFAECIRDHDLLARLAGDEFVILLDHLSDKQQAEDVAKRIIKVMQQPFVMKGQTVFSGASIGITYSNKRYQHIDEIIRDADAAMYYAKNAGKGRYEFYHPLLTAGTSSNKVDAEQHNLSSLTTHFRSTDVIDFSNNQVQLQLLEIFGNHPILGSTSFDVLKKFTAEKSELLDLEFSLLKKALILSETHHQELLFSCAAVVLESDNFTHLCHLLKQHNHNVCLLFSEEELRFASSTQLQNLETLTQMEFAVGLNDFGKDRCDLSLISKIKFQYLLLSSTFSKRVLQQPCFEVQLQGVLAVTKMRQCKVIAKGPAILNFRTLLENHGLQLFFGKQVNYDKDTRGNTLFERTSEPLSL; encoded by the coding sequence TTGGAAGATCCCGCACTTTTAGCTAATCGCCTAAAGTATAAAAATAAGAAGCTAAACAAGCTCTTAAAAAAATACAAACAGCGAGATCAATTACAGAATGCGCTCATACAATTGTCTGAGCTGGCAAATACTGTGGCCGAGCTAACTCTGCTATACCCTGCTATTCACGATATTCTCAAGCAATACTTGCCCAGCAACAGCTTTTACGTTGTGCTGCAAAACCAATATACACAATCTTTAGAGCTGTCTTACTTCATCGACGAAAAAGATGGTATCTCAGTCCCAATTCAAGAGTCGCACCACTTCTCTGAAGGCGTAACTGGTTTTACTTTTAAGAAAGGTGAAACCGTTCATATCAATAAACAAGAAATGAGCCGCCTAAGTAAAGAAGGTCAGTTTAAATTACTTGGCACACCCGCTGAGCATTGGTTAGGTGTACCCATTCGCCAAAATAGACAAATCATTGGTGTTATGGTGACTCAAAGCTACGAAGTTGCGCTCAATTATAACGAACAGCAAGTCGAACTACTTGAATTTATCTCACTTTATTTAGGTACAGCCATTGAGCGTGTAAAGAAGCGTGAGTTACTTGAGTCAGAAGTAAAAATTCGTACTCGCGCGGTAATGCAAAGTAATGAGGCCTTGAACAAAGAAATAGAAAGTCGCAAACGTGCTTTAGAGCGCCAACAAATTCTCTTTAAAATTTCTGAATTGGCCACACAATTTACGGATATAGACGATGTGTATAAACAAGTGCACCGTATTATTCGTTCGATTACGTTCGCTGACAACCTTTATATCGCCTTATACGATAAAACCTCAAATTGGCTCAGCTTTCCGTACTGTATTGATGAAGTTGGTGATTACTGCCCTCGCCCTTTTGCTAATGGGTATAGCGAGCTCGTTATTAGTACTGAACGTAGTCAGCTGATTAATCGTGAGCGTGCCGAAAAGCTAATCAAGCAAAAAATCGTCATTCGTAGCGATGATGATGTGATTAAACCTGCAAGTAGTTGGATGGGCGCACCGCTCAAAACCGCCAATGGCGTTATCGGTTTAATTGCTTGCCAAGCTTATGATGATAAATATGAGTTTACATATGAAGACCTTGAGTTAATCTCGTTCATATCTAACCAAATCGCGTCTGTTTTACAAACGCACCTTGCGAATCAAGCTCTGAAACAAAGCCACCAACAGCTAGAGCAACGCGTAGCAGACAAAACTAAAGCGTTACAACAGAGTAATTTGCACCTTCAAATGCAAATTGAAGAGCGTAAAAAAATTGAAAAACAACTCTATCACGACGCTCATCATGACCCATTAACAGGCTTACCTAATCGTAGTTTATTTTTAACCCAGTTAGAAAAGACACTACACAAATATCAAAGGCACCCTGATTACAATTTTTCAGTACTCTTTATTGATTTAGATAAGTTCAAAGATATCAACGATGAGTTAGGTCACCAAGCCGGAGATCAATTCTTAATTTGGGTCAGTAAAGCGTTTGCTGAATGTATTAGAGACCATGATTTATTAGCCCGCCTTGCCGGTGATGAATTTGTGATTCTATTAGATCACCTCAGCGATAAACAACAAGCTGAAGACGTCGCTAAACGTATTATTAAAGTTATGCAGCAACCTTTTGTGATGAAAGGGCAAACTGTCTTCAGCGGTGCCAGTATTGGTATTACCTACTCGAATAAACGGTACCAACATATTGACGAAATTATTCGAGATGCTGACGCAGCTATGTATTATGCTAAGAATGCGGGCAAAGGTCGCTATGAATTCTATCATCCACTGCTAACCGCAGGTACCTCATCAAACAAGGTTGACGCTGAGCAACATAACTTAAGTAGCTTAACGACCCACTTTAGATCGACCGATGTCATCGATTTTTCTAATAACCAAGTGCAACTTCAGTTACTAGAAATTTTTGGTAATCATCCTATTTTAGGCAGTACCAGTTTTGATGTTTTAAAGAAGTTTACGGCCGAAAAAAGCGAATTGCTTGATCTCGAGTTTTCTTTGTTAAAAAAGGCCTTAATCCTCAGCGAAACACATCATCAAGAGCTTTTATTTAGCTGTGCCGCTGTGGTGCTTGAAAGCGATAACTTTACGCATCTATGCCATTTACTAAAACAACATAACCATAATGTGTGTCTGTTATTTAGCGAAGAGGAGCTAAGATTTGCGTCAAGCACACAATTACAAAACCTCGAAACCCTGACACAGATGGAGTTTGCTGTAGGTCTCAATGACTTTGGTAAAGACCGTTGTGATTTAAGCTTGATCAGTAAAATTAAGTTTCAATACTTACTGCTCAGCTCAACTTTTAGTAAACGTGTCTTGCAACAACCTTGTTTCGAAGTGCAGTTGCAAGGTGTTTTGGCAGTCACTAAGATGCGTCAATGTAAAGTCATTGCCAAAGGTCCTGCAATTTTAAATTTCAGAACCTTACTAGAAAACCATGGTTTGCAATTGTTCTTTGGCAAGCAAGTTAACTACGATAAAGACACTCGAGGCAATACACTCTTCGAGCGCACTTCTGAGCCTCTATCTCTTTAA